One Peromyscus leucopus breed LL Stock chromosome 2, UCI_PerLeu_2.1, whole genome shotgun sequence DNA window includes the following coding sequences:
- the Lingo2 gene encoding leucine-rich repeat and immunoglobulin-like domain-containing nogo receptor-interacting protein 2 yields the protein MLHTAVPCWQPFLGLAMVLLFMGSTIGCPARCECSAQNKSVSCHRRRLIAIPEGIPIETKILDLSKNRLKSINPEEFISYPLLEEIDLSDNIIANVEPGAFNNLFNLRSLRLKGNRLKLVPLGVFTGLSNLTKLDISENKIVILLDYMFQDLHNLKSLEVGDNDLVYISHRAFSGLLSLEQLTLEKCNLTAVPTEALSHLRSLITLHLKHLNINNMPVYAFKRLFHLKHLEIDYWPLLDMMPANSLYGLNLTSLSITNTNLSTVPFLAFKHLVYLTHLNLSYNPISTIEAGMFSDLIRLQELHIVGAQLRTIEPHSFQGLRFLRVLNVSQNLLETLEENVFSSPRALEVLSINNNPLACDCRLLWLLQRQPTLQFGGQQPMCAGPDTIRERSFKDFHSTALSFYFTCKKPKIREKKLQHLLVDEGQTVQLECNADGDPQPVISWVTPRRRFITAKSNGRATVLGDGTLEIRFAQDQDSGMYVCIASNAAGNDSFTASLTVKGFTSDRFLYANRTPMYMTDSNDTVSNGTNANTFSLDLKTILVSTAMGCFTFLGVVLFCFLLLFVWSRGKGKHKNSIDLEYVPRKNNGAVVEGEVAGPRRFNMKMI from the coding sequence ATGCTTCACACGGCCGTACCATGCTGGCAGCCATTCCTGGGTCTGGCTATGGTGTTACTCTTCATGGGATCCACCATCGGCTGTCCTGCTCGCTGTGAGTGCTCTGCCCAGAACAAATCCGTTAGCTGCCACAGAAGACGTTTGATTGCCATCCCAGAAGGTATTCCCATTGAGACTAAAATCTTGGACCTCAGCAAAAACAGGTTAAAAAGCATAAACCCTGAAGAATTCATATCATATCCTCTCTTGGAGGAGATAGACTTGAGTGACAACATCATCGCCAATGTGGAGCCTGGAGCATTTAACAACCTCTTTAACCTGCGTTCCCTCCGCCTGAAAGGCAATCGCCTTAAGTTGGTACCGTTGGGAGTATTCACTGGGCTGTCCAACCTCACCAAGCTTGACATTAGTGAGAATAAGATTGTCATTTTGCTGGACTACATGTTCCAGGATCTACATAACCTGAAGTCTCTAGAAGTGGGGGACAATGATTTGGTTTATATATCACACAGGGCCTTCAGCGGCCTACTTAGCTTGGAACAGCTCACCCTGGAGAAGTGCAACTTAACAGCAGTACCAACAGAAGCCCTTTCCCATCTCCGCAGCCTCATCACCCTGCATCTGAAGCATCTTAATATCAACAATATGCCTGTGTATGCCTTTAAAAGATTGTTCCACCTGAAACACCTAGAGATTGACTATTGGCCTTTGCTAGATATGATGCCGGCCAATAGCCTCTATGGTCTCAACCTCACGTCCCTTTCCATCACTAACACCAACCTGTCCACTGTCCCCTTCCTTGCCTTTAAACACCTGGTCTACCTGACCCACCTTAACCTCTCCTACAATCCCATCAGCACTATTGAAGCAGGCATGTTCTCTGACCTGATCCGCCTCCAGGAACTTCATATAGTGGGGGCCCAGCTCCGCACCATTGAGCCTCACTCCTTTCAAGGGCTCCGCTTCCTCCGTGTGCTCAATGTGTCTCAGAACCTGCTGGAAACATTGGAAGAGAATGTTTTCTCCTCCCCTAGGGCTTTGGAGGTCCTGAGCATTAACAACAATCCACTAGCCTGCGACTGccgactcctctggctcctacaacgaCAGCCCACACTACAGTTTGGGGGCCAGCAGCCCATGTGTGCCGGGCCAGACACCATCCGTGAGAGGTCATTTAAGGATTTCCATAGCACtgcactttctttttattttacctgcAAAAAGCCCAAAATACGTGAAAAGAAGTTACAGCATCTACTAGTGGATGAAGGACAGACGGTTCAGCTGGAGTGCAATGCCGATGGAGACCCACAGCCGGTGATTTCCTGGGTGACACCCCGAAGGCGTTTTATCACCGCCAAGTCCAATGGAAGGGCCACTGTGTTGGGTGATGGCACCTTGGAAATCCGTTTTGCCCAGGATCAAGACAGTGGCATGTATGTTTGCATTGCTAGCAATGCTGCTGGAAATGACAGCTTCACTGCCTCTCTCACCGTAAAGGGATTCACTTCAGACCGCTTCCTTTACGCCAACAGGACCCCTATGTACATGACCGACTCCAATGACACCGTTTCCAATGGCACTAACGCCAATACTTTTTCCCTGGACCTTAAAACAATACTGGTATCTACAGCCATGGGCTGTTTCACATTCCTGggagtggttttattttgttttctccttctttttgtgTGGAGCCGAGGGAAAGGCAAACACAAAAACAGCATTGACCTTGAGTATGTGCCCCGAAAAAACAATGGTGCTGTTGTGGAAGGGGAGGTGGCTGGACCCAGGAGGTTCAACATGAAAATGATATAA